The sequence TTTCTTACAGAAAAGATAAgggtgcagagtttgcaaaCCTTAGACGGGGGAACatgaatattgaagattatgtcACTAAGTTTGACAGTTTGTTGCGTTTTCTGCCGCACATTGCTGACAATGAGGAAGCCAAGGCTGACCAATTCATTAACAgcttgaatcctgatatctTCACCCTTGTGAATACTGGgaggcccaataactttgctgatgcaATGGATCAGGCCAAGGGTGCTGAGGCAGGGCTGATGAGGCAGAGAGGGAATCAGTTTGCATCTCAGTAGCAACAGAGACAGTTTTAGACCCAACCGTTCCAATATCAGAATCCGCCTCAGAGATCCGAGGGTGGTAGTAGTGGAGGCAACATAAAGGATTACTACCGACCAAAgggaaaacagtttaagaaatCAGGAAGCAGTTCTTAGAGTTCTAGTGACTCGAAGCAATTCAGTTCTGGACAGGGTTCAGGTTCTTCTTGTAACAAATGTGGAAGTCGCCACCCCATCGACCAATGTAGAGGGATTTTTGGGAATTTCTACATCTATCAGCAGACGGGACATTATGCTAGACTTTGTCCTCAGCGGAGTTCTGAGCAAGCGCAGAGTGGAAATGCTTCTAGACAATCCGCACCACCTCAGAGGCAAGAgaatgcagttcactctttccagccccaACAGCAGAATCTTCAAGGAGGTAACCAGAActtgaaccaacctcctcgacagcaggcaAGAGTTTTTGCTCTaaatgaggatcaggctcaggcatcacctgatgatgtgattgcaggtaactgtaaaatattttgttattctgcttgtattttgatagatacgggtgcgtctcactcctttatttctaaaaaatttgttttgatgcatgccttgccttgtGAGCCTTTACCTGCTATGGTTTCTGTTACTTCACGTTTGGGTGGAGGTATTGTTTCGATGAAATTTGTACAGAATTGTGAATTGAGTAGTGAAGGGAATTTGATCGAGTTAGACTATAttgtacttggtttgtctgattttgactacatcgttggtatagatgttttgaccaagtacagggctacagtggattgttttcaaaaggtagtccgtttcagaccagagatgtCAGATTAGTggagattctttggtaagggttctcgatctagaatccCTTTAATTTCTGTATTGTCTATGACCCGattgttgcagaaaggagcaaagggttttctgatttatgcagtggatgtcTTGAAGTCTAGCCCGGTGTTGATTgacataccagtggttagagagtttcttGATGTATTtccggatgagattcctggataGCCGCCTATCCGTGTGGTAGAATTCAGTATTGAACTATTGTCAGGTACTCAGCCAATTTACAAAGCTCCACATCGAATGGCtccgattgaattgaaggaattgaaggagcagttggaggatttaattgccaagagatacattcgacctagtgtatcgccttggggtgctccggtacttTTTGTTTGAAAGAAAAATGGTTCTATGAgactctgcattgactaccgtcaattgaatcaagtgacggtaaagaacaggtatcccttacctcgaatagatgatctttttgaccagttgcaggatTCTTGTGtttattcaaaaatcaatttgaggtcaggctatcatcaactgagggttcgGGAAGAAGATGTTCCCAAGACTGCGtttagaacgaggtatggccactttgagtttattgtcatgccgttcggtttgactaacgctccagcagtctttatggaattgatgaaccgtatctttcagcggtacttagatgagtttgttattattttcatcgatgatattcttatctattcgacgAGCCattctgaccatgcagagcatctgaggatcgttttgcagattttgaaaactgaacagttgtttgccaaactgtcaaagtacgagttttggttggaccgagtcatttttcttggtcacattagggatttctgtcgatcccagcaaaattgAGGCAATTATGAACTGGCCTAGGCCGAATTCTGTGCCTGAAATtcggagttttatgggtttagcgggttactatcgcagatttattcagggtttctcatctattgcaaagccaattacccagctgactcaaaaaattgcgccttttgtttggactgaagAGTATGAGACTAGTTTCATTGAgttaaagaagagattgactagcgctccgattctttctattccatcaggttctggaggttttacggtgtattgcgatgcttctcattcAGTCTTGGTTGTGTACTTATGCAGAGAAAACACATGATAGCTTATGCATCAAGACATTTGAAACCTAATgagactcgctatccagttcatgatcttgaactcgctgctattgtatttgccttgaagatctgacgtcactatctgtacggtgagtcttttgagatcttttttgatcataagagtcttaagtatttgttttcacagtctgagttgaatatgagacagaggagatgactagatttattgaaggacttcgaATGTGGGATTAAGTATTACCAGGGAAAGTCAAATGCggctgctgatgctttgagtcgcaagcttttttctttatctctttcgaccATCGGTGTGTCTCGTTTAATTGACGACTGTTGCAATTCTGGATTGGAGTTTGAATTAGATAGGAAtcctatcagagtttgtgctatcCAGGCCgatccagagttgtttgtgtcgatcaaagaagcacagaaatccgatgagagtattcagcattcgatagagaaggtgagatctggacaccagtttgagtttcaggtcagggatgatgttttatttgtgaataaccttattgttgtgcctgatatttctgagatgagacagcgtattctgcgagaggcacattgcagtaggttcagtgttcatcctggaggccggaagatgtataacgacctgaagagtcagttttggtggaagaagatgaagggtgatgttgcgaggtttgtatcccgttatttgaactgtcagcaggtgaaagccaaGAGAAAGAGGTCGGGTGGTCttctgcacagtttatctgttccgaaatggaagtgggattatatctcgatggatttcgtcacaaaaCTACCCCgttctgttcgaggatgcgatgccatttgggtagtgattgaccatTTGACGAAGTCTTCTTGTTTTATCCCGTATCGGATGacatatcgtcacgatcagatggatgagttgtatgtcagagagattgtcagattgcacggtgtgctgagatcgattgtttcagatcgagatcctcggtttacttctcatttctggcatagtctacaggaggctcttggtacttgtttgcacttgagtacagcataccatcctcagaccgatggtcaATCAAagcggacgattcagactctggaggatatgctacgagcagtagtgctttattttggcactagttggcaggatttgTTGCCTcttgtggagttttcgtacaacaacagcttccaaacgagtataggaatggcaccattcgaagcgttatacggaaagaagtgcatatctcctctgtactgggatgagatgttTGAGTCCCCAGAcatgggaccagatatgattcgtgatatggctgagaaggtgaagattattcgattgagaatgaagactgctcaggaccgacaagtgaagtatgcaaatatccatcgcagacctctatctttcgATTAGGGAGACATgcattcttgaagatttctccatttagaggtactgttagatttgtgaagagaggaaagttgtcaccgagattcatcggtccgtatgagattttacagaagataggcaatctaacCTACAGATTAGCACTTCCTCATTCTTTATCTGGGattcacgacgtatttcacatctcgatgttgaggaaatatcatccagatccttctcatgttcttcaacctgacgaagccgaacttgatgaaactctgagctacttcgagagaccgattcagatccttgatagaaaggagaaacaacttagaaccaaatcgattcctttggtgaaagttcagtggagtcatcacggagtcgaagaagcgacttgggagacagaatctaatatgagacagagattttcagacttgtttGTTTAACGTGAGTccttaattctgttcttgaattctttattcttttttatgagttgatattattgatttcgaggacgaaatcttttcttcgagggggagaattgtaatgccccaaattatcttaattgactttatttgagataatcagcaatttcagaattcgagagcatactttttattgatcagggtttattttgcaatttttgaaattttcagggactgaaaCGCAAAAACTTGAATTGTTATAACTTAGAGACTTTGACTAAGTATCTCATTCCTCCCTTCATAACCTCCACAACGTTCCCTCCTCAATTGAAGCGCCCCAAAGCTTcctcaagctttgtgattttgattttagctcgatccgtccgatagaatttaattctaaagtgATATTTGCAGTCACGACATCGAGagcttcgttttgacgtaaaTTTCTCTCCAATcaaatatgttttattttttggatgtagttggaatttgattcttttcgggtatgatgttcttgagataaTTCTTATAGTTTATTTTCAGACGgaattgaaatagagcgtcgttcgaaattgttatgatttttggaagcatatttcgaaaatttagattttgggatgtgttggatttgagtttgaatgtttgaatgatgattgatatgagttgtttggattgctattatgttgtctgcgtttccggtttgtcagaatatagccgttatgcagTCAATTTGAGTTTTGGGAATATGGTTTGAATGTGATCGTACCGAGTTTTGAATGAGGTTTTGAATACCAATATTGATCTTGTGACTTCTTATTTTAGATTGAACCGAAGTCACTGGAGTTGTGAGATTGCAGCTTTGATCAGTTAGAATATTTGAGCCGATTGTAGATTGTGAAACgacaagaaggtataagacgactttggaatgaaatagggcgattaactcgaatccggattgattcgagtgtcctaaaagaaatcacatattgcatgtttaaatttttacttgatatatgattgaaatgatatttgaGTGCATGAGAATGCATAtgaattcatattgagccgaatgattattcattttgaattaaacAATCTAGAGATTTTAGCtaagtggccttggtaggcgaattactaccAGTGTCGATTAACTCTCTATACTGctctagagtctagaggattaaaatatacctcgtccacctcgaaaggggagttcagtatgattgttggatattttaacctcgggatcccaaaccaaagaaaaaaagaaagaagaattccttttgattatctgagtctgataatccataagttttaaagtcatgcatatcattttaattccgcagtggaatgaattacttgaggattatgtggaatttgattatatatcatgttttgatatattatgtgatattgtatgtTAGTCTATTTTTCTGGGAATATTATTATCACcgaattatccggctgttgtctttgtttgtatgtgtacttggcggcaggtggggcaggaacgagCCAGAGAACTCATGGATAGATGGGagatgatgtagaagtgaggatcggtttaggagttgaatttattttcaaactcgattttgtattttggattgtaaacttagattgaaagcatgttctattagtttggatTGCATGTGtaactttagaactatcttGTAATGTAATATGCTTGTTGgatgtgttgatgcatgttttatattgaagttttgaatggtggtttgaATGTAGAAAGTCTGCCCTGTTTCTGAggtttttctgggcagagggcgcgctcgattACGTGAATTTGTAGGATCGAGTGCGGCACTTAAATTTGTTGAGGCAGAGAAATTGCAAAAATTGTGTGCTCGATCTcacgagttcgtaggatcgagcgcaacaCTTGAGATTTCTCCGGCAGTGTTTGAGGCATGGATGGTGCggtcgatcgcacgagttcatgcgatcgagcgcagcccttttaaaaagaaaaaattttgtcTTGCCTTgacttttgaattattttcgATGATGGTTTACATTATCTTATTATTAGAggattagaaccgaggcctcacaTTTGGTATGTATTGCCCCCTAACTATAGATCAGATCCACCAGGCGGAGAAACTTTAATTCCGCACGTGCTGAATCATTGGACTTATCCACCAAGGGATTTGTGGAATTTTTGTGGATTGAGTTGGGGGAAATCTACCAAAGATAGGCAGATAGATAGACTCCTTTCCCGTTGCTAAGCTAAGGGCGAGCAAGAAAGAAAATCCAATGATTGTTTTTTAACCAGCGCCCCCTTTTGGGTATGCAGGTACTAAGAGTCCTCTCACTACCAACCAGCAGACATCATCTGGCTGGGTCTTGCCGGTATCAACAACGAGAAAGAAACAACCAAATGAAACAGCAACTAACTATGGCTCTTGGCCCAGACAACGTCCTAGGCGTAGGGGAGATCGGAGCAAGAGGGAACGCCTAGACGACATTTTGATTCCTGGGCAGCAGTAAGTAGATCGAGAGGTCGTTCCGCCCCTTGTCCCCTATATTGGGTAATATGTTCTCGACCATTCTTGCTCCAATCTGACCTAGCTGGCGAGCGATCCCAGTTCGCGACAGAGAACAAGACAGCAAGCGAGCGTACCTTTGTTCGCTTCTTCTCCACCAAGCACGGAAGTTTAAGGATAACTGTAGGTCGGTGGCTACCTAAGGAAACTCCGATTCGATCCGCCCCCCGGCGGGGAGGCATCTACCTCATCTCGATCACAAGGAGAGGTTCACTATGATGGGGGTACTCTTTTTTTCCCTTCCGGAAAGAATGAAATGCATAGGGGACCATCCTTTTGTTGCGGCATGCTCCTCAGATTTATCAAAGTCATGGTACACATCTACCTTCTCATATGCCGTGATTGCCATTTTTCTTCCAAAGTTACCGAATTTATTCTTATACTTCAACAATTTATCATTAGCAATGGTATATTGCATGTTCTCATCGGTGGGAAAAATGATCTCGACACAATTCAAGAACACATTCATAATCTTGGTGTTATTTGACATGCTTGAATCTTTGAAGTAAGAGACCGGATTCAAAAAGTAAGCGGCATAGTGCAAAGAACTATCAAGTCTACCCTTAGACTTCTCATCAATAATCTTCAAAATAAGGGTGgcattttcgtttttttttttgaaatactttctaatgtcttctttgtcttgtTTAAGTGCACCCAATAAAAATGCCATTGAGGGCTTCTTATCACCATCAACAAGACGTAAAACTTTCACCAAAGGGGTGAAACATTCAAAGCCAAAGAAACACCATTCCAAAAAGATATACTTGTTACCGTCGCCTCCGCCGCTTTTCCCTTCACACTACTTCGTAATTTTGTTTTGCTCCACTCTTTGGATGTGAACATAAGTCTCAATTGATCTTTCTTGTCTTTGAGACTATCAAAAGTATAAAATGAAGTAGCAAATCTAGACACCCCGGGCCTCACAATGTCCCTCTTCTTGGTATATTTCCTCATAATGGCCAAAGTTCTATGATGTGCATAGATGAATATGGTTAAGGCCTTTGCTTTCTCAAGCATTCCACTAAACTTTGGTAGTTTTCCAATTGCTTCAAGAATGAGGTTGATTGTATGGGTAGCACAAGAGGTCCAAAAAATTTGAGGTTGTGTAACCTTCAATAAATCCGTCTCCGCCATATTGTTTGTGGCATTGTCCGTCACTACTTGAACAACATGTTGCGGGCCAATCTCAATGATATattttgtgagacctcggttctaaacaactaatttcggattaaacaacaaataaTCAAACCAGAACCCAAGATTAAAATCaagtcaaaagtttttttttttaaaggaacgCCTCGCACCCGCGCGAGATAGCCATCTCGCACCCGCGCAGGCTTCTCACCCCAAGCCCAAACAagggctcgcgcccgcgcgaggtgcaatgctcgcgcacgcgcgggcCAACAAACCTGATCCCCCGGaatgcctcgcgcgcgcgcgaggtaccacctcgctcgcgcgcggaaggcctgggcagaaatgctcaggctgaaTAAAAGATCCCACGCTTGCTTCTGACGTGAATTCAATTACATACACTAAAATAGGGTGTAGAGAATCCACAAAatcaaacatgctttcataaaGTCTAAGATCAACCAGAATCTAAATCAATATAACACCAACATGCTTCGATTCTAGATTataatccgaatacaaaacaaattcgaataacaaaacataacaagttcgagttctaacatacttcaatcttaaactagataaacatgctgattcgacttctaaaccgagtcccactactaactctcccttTGCTGTTAACCAGGTCTTTGCtgctcggtcctgccccacctgttgccaagtacacatacaaaactaagcaacagccggataaaccggtgagaatgataatcttagtaaaagcaacataacaagtaatacaacaacaaacatgctttcaaggtaacaacgtaaccaatatcaacgtaatgaaatgcatatatttaaattgggatatgaattctgataaacgagggattgctgctgtgctttttgagatcccgaggatgagaccacgtaacgactcaccgactctcccaatcgaggttgTGTCAGGTATcccaatcctctagactttggtgcaactatgaggagtatgctgacactaggtgaacttctacaacccaggccactcgcaacatagcccccaaaacgtctaaacaaaaagggttgttctgcccgctgaaatcaaagttggcttaagatgaatgcataacacaacataaaacataattcgcataacaaaactcaatcaatcaacaaaatacaagttctacatgctagaacaagtattgatgcaagaatgtgattttaagggaaactcgagaaccaactgtcccgagtatgctatcccactaacgatgactgcttttacctttcaatgcaagtagttccaactctggataagctacaacaaaagattgtatcaaaaactatacaacctaaacaacaacaatggctgaaggaaatctctttaccgttcttcgtccaactctcgaagaccaaatgctgctaacacagggctcgacaaactccaacgaatctgtacgaagacaaGAGATGATAAACAACAATGATCACTAacaagccaaagttcaacaactcaaaatggttcgaaatctcgaaactcaaaccgacggcataacggctataaactgaacaaaccagaaACGCATACAGcatttcaatatcgatatcaactcatatcattctcttccaccaaaactggttcttcagatcgttgtacatcttacgacctccaggatgaacactgaaccaactgcaatgagcctctcggagaatacgctgtctcaactccaaaatatcaggcacaacaatacggttattcaaaaaaaaaaacatcatctctaacctggaatttagactgatgcccagatctgactttctccacTGAAACccgaatgctcggatcagacttctgtgcttctttgatcgcaataaacaactccggctcggcttgattagcaaacactctgatggtcttcctatctgtttcaaaccccaaaccagaagtgcaacaatcgtCGATCAattgagaaacaccaatagtagaaagagataaagaacaaagctttcggctcaaggcatctgcaactgcattcgactttcccggataatacttgatttcgcagtcgaaatccttcaacagatctaaccatcttctctgtctcatattcagctttgcctgtgaaaacaagtacttaaggctcttatggtcagaaaagatctcgaaggactcaccataaagatagtgacgccaaatcttcagagcaaatacaatcgcagctagttcaagatcatgaaccggataacgagtctcgtgcggtttcagctgcctcgatgcatacactatcacatgcttatgctgcataagaacacatcccaagcctcggttagaagcatcgcagtacacGGTAAAACCTCTAGTAccttttggaatagaaagaatcggagcactggtcagtctcctcttcagatcaacaaagctagcctcgcaatctgcagtccagataaaaggcgcattcttctgtttcagctgggtaattggcttggcaatagacgagaaaccctcgatgaatcggcgataataaccagctaaacccataaaacttttgatctcaggtactgatgtcagtctaggccaattcataaccgcatcaatcttgctgggatcgacagaaatcccatctccagaaataatatgaccgagaaataaAACtagatccaaccagaattcacactaagacaacttggcaaacaactatTCAACtcacaaaatctgcaatacggtcctcaaatgctctgcatggtcagtacggttcttcgagtagataagaatatcatcgatgaagataataacaaactcatctaaataacgttgaaagatacggttcatcaaacccataaaaactgctggagagttagtcaaaccgaacggcatgactataaactcgaaatgaccatacctcgttctgaatgcggtcttaggaacatcttcctctcgcactctcagctgatgataacctgaccacagatcaatctttgaatagacagaagaaccctgcagctgatcaaaaaggtcgtctatttggggtaaaggatacctgttcttgactgtagcctgattcagttggcggtagtcaatgcagagccgcatagaaccattcttcttccgaacaaacagaacaggagcaccccaaggcgatacactaggtctgatgtatcccttggcaatcaaatcctcaagctgcacCTTCAACTCTCttagttcaataggtgccatacgataaggagctttggaaataggttgagtatctggcactaagtcaatgctgaattcgatctctcgaataagcggcaatccaggaacatcttctggaaacacatcagcaaaatctctaaccactggtatatcaaccaattcagggctagatttcagtacatcaactgcataagcCAAAAAcccctctgcacctctctgtaacaaacgagtcatagataacactgaaatcaaaggaattctagatcgagaacccttaccaaagaatttccactcgtctgccattttaagtctgaatctgacaaccttcagaaaacaatcgactgttgccctatacttggttaaagcatctataccaacaatacaatcaaaatctgatagccCAAGTACAACACAGTCGAACTCTAGAAAA comes from Henckelia pumila isolate YLH828 chromosome 4, ASM3356847v2, whole genome shotgun sequence and encodes:
- the LOC140862722 gene encoding uncharacterized protein; translation: MAETDLLKVTQPQIFWTSCATHTINLILEAIGKLPKFSGMLEKAKALTIFIYAHHRTLAIMRKYTKKRDIVRPGVSRFATSFYTFDSLKDKKDQLRLMFTSKEWSKTKLRSSVKGKAAEATVTSISFWNGVSLALNVSPLW